A single Synergistales bacterium DNA region contains:
- a CDS encoding phospho-N-acetylmuramoyl-pentapeptide-transferase has translation MTNATMVLFGLSLFLAVVLAEGFFIRYLRTNNLNQRIKLYGPQRHLCDKRETPTMGGIVFVIAALFVALGTLKVYAFPFWEWGLFWYFPLCSSLVGLLDDLLKHLRDSSEGLRSMQKLVLQLAVTVPWAVMVIAVTEHGVFSGGLPADLLSIAVVSFVACGLLNAVNITDGLDGLVAGSGIISFAFLLIVVRGSLCCTVGALTGLALLAAFLWHNALPARVFMGDVGAHFIGGLLASIAVFSGDFRIVVPAGFLFGIEVATVSMQLFAIHKLNRKIFRMSPLHHHFELLGWSEQQIVTRFWIVHALGIVTIAVFLIEA, from the coding sequence ATGACAAACGCAACGATGGTGCTGTTCGGGCTTTCTCTCTTTCTTGCTGTGGTCCTGGCGGAAGGGTTTTTCATCCGTTACCTGAGGACGAACAATCTCAACCAGCGCATCAAGCTCTACGGGCCGCAACGGCACCTTTGCGACAAACGGGAAACCCCCACCATGGGAGGCATTGTCTTTGTCATCGCTGCACTCTTCGTGGCTCTTGGTACCTTGAAGGTCTACGCATTTCCTTTTTGGGAGTGGGGGCTGTTCTGGTATTTCCCGCTCTGCTCGAGCCTTGTGGGACTCCTCGATGACCTTCTGAAACATCTGAGGGATTCCAGCGAGGGACTGCGGAGCATGCAGAAGCTTGTTCTGCAGCTTGCGGTCACCGTACCGTGGGCTGTCATGGTGATCGCTGTTACGGAGCATGGGGTCTTTTCCGGAGGACTTCCGGCGGATCTCCTTTCCATCGCTGTGGTGAGCTTTGTGGCCTGCGGGTTGCTCAATGCGGTCAATATTACGGATGGGCTTGATGGTCTTGTGGCAGGCAGCGGCATCATCTCCTTTGCTTTTTTGCTGATCGTTGTACGGGGGAGTCTGTGTTGTACCGTAGGGGCGCTCACAGGTCTTGCGCTCCTTGCGGCCTTTCTGTGGCACAACGCTCTGCCGGCCCGTGTGTTTATGGGGGACGTGGGGGCGCACTTTATCGGCGGTTTGCTGGCGAGCATAGCGGTGTTTTCCGGGGATTTCCGGATAGTGGTCCCGGCGGGCTTTCTGTTTGGCATCGAGGTGGCAACAGTCAGCATGCAACTGTTTGCGATTCATAAGCTCAATCGAAAGATCTTTCGAATGAGCCCGCTCCACCACCACTTTGAGCTGCTTGGATGGAGCGAGCAGCAGATTGTAACACGTTTTTGGATTGTCCATGCCCTGGGGATTGTCACCATTGCCGTGTTTCTCATAGAG
- a CDS encoding UDP-N-acetylmuramoyl-tripeptide--D-alanyl-D-alanine ligase, with translation MKRETEGCSAVLGFEGADGLEVSGCSRDYPDRWCSDSRDCREGSCFVALPGEKRDGHEYIDDALEHGAAWVMLSKSRYKEYAYLESEVCLLSAEDTLEALIALAKRRLSALALKHVIAVTGSVGKTTTRMMIARLLQRRYRVYQARGSFNTAIGCALTILEAPEDIDILVLEMGANRPGEIRELVTLFPPDIAFLTEVAAAHLKGFSDIQGVCRAKMEITESQALGAFFYNADNQTIAQHLENPLPGARMVPVGREAGSDGVAIGAAQFVCDETGLGLAVELTHRRQRMPLRSSLYGEHHAYTVAFGVGCALWLRVPVDDIRSELERIAPLPGRGRYAFGPGRQLVIDESYNANPASMKASVGSARRVVDQCGFNRLVAVLGGMGELGTSASALHEQVLQESVLGNVDVLVLVGDEWRSCRSFQEAAGARLRFADNAEEAAELVEGCLDAGDVLLIKGSNVYHLSAVAAPYFEEQESPVQ, from the coding sequence ATGAAGCGTGAGACGGAAGGGTGCTCTGCTGTCCTCGGCTTCGAGGGTGCCGACGGGTTGGAGGTCTCCGGGTGCTCTCGGGACTATCCAGACCGATGGTGTTCCGACAGCAGGGATTGCCGCGAAGGCTCCTGTTTTGTCGCCCTGCCTGGGGAGAAGCGTGACGGCCATGAGTATATCGACGATGCGCTCGAGCATGGTGCTGCCTGGGTGATGCTCAGCAAAAGCAGGTACAAGGAGTACGCGTATTTGGAGAGCGAGGTATGCCTGCTTTCCGCGGAGGACACCCTGGAGGCGCTGATTGCGTTGGCGAAGCGTCGGCTTTCTGCCCTTGCTTTGAAGCATGTTATCGCTGTCACCGGAAGTGTCGGCAAGACCACCACCAGAATGATGATTGCCCGGCTGTTGCAGCGGCGATACCGGGTCTACCAGGCCCGGGGGAGTTTTAATACAGCCATTGGGTGTGCGCTGACCATTCTCGAAGCACCTGAGGATATTGATATCCTTGTTCTTGAGATGGGAGCGAACCGCCCTGGGGAGATCCGGGAGCTGGTCACCCTCTTCCCTCCGGATATCGCTTTCCTGACAGAGGTGGCCGCAGCGCATCTGAAGGGGTTTTCCGATATCCAGGGTGTGTGCAGAGCAAAAATGGAGATTACCGAGTCGCAGGCTCTGGGTGCCTTTTTCTACAATGCCGACAACCAGACCATTGCGCAGCATCTTGAAAACCCTTTGCCGGGAGCGAGGATGGTTCCCGTGGGGAGGGAGGCAGGCAGTGACGGGGTGGCTATCGGCGCCGCACAATTTGTCTGTGACGAAACGGGACTTGGCCTCGCGGTGGAATTGACCCACCGGCGGCAGAGGATGCCCCTCCGCTCCTCTCTCTACGGGGAACATCATGCCTATACCGTTGCCTTCGGCGTGGGATGCGCACTGTGGCTCCGTGTCCCGGTCGACGACATCCGCAGTGAGCTGGAGCGCATTGCGCCGCTTCCCGGAAGAGGGCGGTATGCTTTCGGTCCCGGCCGTCAACTGGTGATCGATGAATCCTACAATGCCAATCCGGCCTCCATGAAGGCGTCGGTTGGCTCGGCGAGGCGTGTGGTGGATCAGTGCGGCTTTAACAGGCTGGTGGCTGTGCTCGGAGGCATGGGGGAGCTGGGGACCTCGGCTTCCGCTCTGCACGAACAGGTTCTCCAGGAGAGCGTCCTGGGCAATGTCGACGTGCTTGTGCTTGTGGGGGATGAATGGAGATCTTGCCGATCCTTCCAGGAGGCAGCCGGAGCTCGACTCCGGTTCGCCGACAACGCTGAAGAGGCGGCGGAGCTGGTAGAGGGTTGTCTCGACGCTGGGGATGTTCTCCTGATAAAAGGGTCCAACGTCTATCACTTGAGTGCCGTCGCTGCCCCATACTTTGAAGAGCAAGAGAGTCCCGTCCAATGA
- a CDS encoding UDP-N-acetylmuramoyl-L-alanyl-D-glutamate--2,6-diaminopimelate ligase: protein MMKLEEIALFLSEHGFLQERRVPGRGEHSPSVAAVAHDHRYVHRDTLFACVRGEHIDGHGFAGEAFQRGASALLCRDILDVPLPQLQTSDTRRVMGLAAAKMFGFPANSLLLIAVTGTNGKTTTSCVLQHILRQAGHICGRIGSLGYHDGLSGHPLAHTTPEGTDLQRMLAEMVDRGCTACVMEASSHALVQGRLAGCLFDGAVVTNVTSEHLDYHGTMEQYFSAKALLVAAHMKPGGKVLANLDNPYSARICHRYPANAKGFSVDARRGAYVLSDSTYSTKGTACSIGTPTGGMPDVFLSLPGMFNAQNLLGAAGLLLELGLEPEVVRHGLASLSPVPGRFECYTTTGGIGCVIDFAHTPDALETILKATRGITAGRILVVFGCGGDRFRAKRPEMARIADALADYIVITNDNPRFEEPAAIAEEIAAGIPEAFQQEKAMILLDRQQAIYTALDVAQRGDTVLLAGKGAEEYIIFGDRRLPHSDRGCLFHWVEQRGEGLQ, encoded by the coding sequence ATGATGAAACTAGAGGAGATTGCTTTGTTCCTGTCAGAGCACGGATTTCTCCAGGAGAGACGCGTCCCGGGCAGGGGCGAACACAGCCCTTCCGTGGCAGCTGTCGCCCACGATCACCGCTATGTGCATAGGGATACCCTCTTTGCCTGTGTCCGCGGGGAGCACATAGATGGACACGGTTTTGCCGGCGAGGCGTTCCAGCGAGGGGCAAGCGCCCTTCTCTGCCGGGATATCCTCGATGTTCCCCTTCCGCAGCTCCAGACCTCGGACACACGACGCGTCATGGGCCTGGCGGCGGCGAAGATGTTCGGGTTCCCGGCGAACTCCCTTCTGCTCATTGCCGTCACGGGCACCAACGGAAAGACCACCACCAGTTGTGTCTTGCAACACATCCTCCGGCAGGCGGGACACATCTGCGGTCGTATAGGCAGTCTCGGATACCACGATGGCCTGAGTGGGCACCCCTTGGCCCATACGACCCCCGAGGGGACGGATCTCCAGCGCATGCTGGCGGAAATGGTGGACAGAGGGTGTACGGCCTGCGTGATGGAAGCGTCCTCCCATGCGCTTGTGCAGGGAAGGCTGGCCGGTTGCCTCTTTGACGGCGCAGTGGTGACCAATGTGACGTCCGAGCATCTTGATTATCACGGAACGATGGAACAGTATTTCTCGGCCAAAGCACTTCTTGTTGCGGCGCACATGAAACCTGGCGGGAAGGTGCTCGCGAACCTCGATAATCCCTACTCGGCGAGGATTTGTCATCGCTATCCCGCAAACGCCAAAGGCTTTTCCGTTGATGCGCGCCGCGGTGCCTATGTGCTGTCCGACAGCACCTATTCAACGAAAGGAACGGCCTGCTCGATAGGGACACCGACAGGGGGCATGCCTGATGTGTTTCTGTCTCTTCCCGGGATGTTCAATGCGCAGAATCTCCTCGGTGCCGCCGGCCTGCTGCTGGAGCTTGGTCTGGAACCCGAGGTGGTCCGCCATGGGCTGGCATCCCTTTCTCCCGTGCCGGGGCGCTTTGAGTGCTACACCACCACCGGTGGGATAGGATGTGTCATTGATTTTGCGCACACACCGGATGCCCTGGAAACAATCCTCAAGGCGACCCGTGGTATCACTGCGGGACGTATCCTTGTGGTGTTTGGATGTGGGGGAGACCGCTTCCGGGCGAAGCGGCCCGAGATGGCCCGCATTGCCGATGCGTTGGCTGATTATATCGTTATCACGAACGATAATCCGCGTTTTGAAGAACCTGCCGCGATTGCAGAGGAGATCGCCGCCGGTATTCCGGAGGCCTTTCAGCAGGAGAAAGCGATGATACTCCTGGATCGGCAACAGGCGATCTACACCGCATTGGATGTGGCGCAACGGGGCGACACGGTGCTCCTGGCCGGAAAGGGGGCCGAGGAGTACATCATCTTTGGAGACAGGAGACTGCCGCATAGCGACCGGGGCTGTCTGTTCCACTGGGTAGAGCAAAGGGGTGAGGGGCTTCAATGA